A region from the Melospiza georgiana isolate bMelGeo1 chromosome 10, bMelGeo1.pri, whole genome shotgun sequence genome encodes:
- the RNF7 gene encoding RING-box protein 2 isoform X2 gives MADVEDGDEPGAPHSLSGSAGSKAGAPDKMFSLKKWNAVAMWSWDVECDTCAICRVQMPVLDVKLKTNKKIVLWFGESAIIPSTIAACPCG, from the exons ATGGCCGATGTGGAGGACGGGGACGAGCCCGGCGCCCCCCACTCGCTGTCGGGCTCCGCGGGCTCCAAGGCGGGCGCTCCCGACAAGATGTTCTCGCTGAAGAAGTGGAACGCGGTGGCCATGTGGAGCTGGGACGTGGAGTGCGACACCTGCGCCATTTGCCGGGTGCAG ATGCCTGTCTTAGATGTcaagctgaaaacaaacaagaagatTGTGTTG tgGTTTGGGGAGAGTGCAATCATTCCTTCCACAATTGCTGCATGTCCTTGTGGGTGA
- the RNF7 gene encoding RING-box protein 2 isoform X1, translating to MADVEDGDEPGAPHSLSGSAGSKAGAPDKMFSLKKWNAVAMWSWDVECDTCAICRVQVMDACLRCQAENKQEDCVVVWGECNHSFHNCCMSLWVKQNNRCPLCQQDWVVQRIGK from the exons ATGGCCGATGTGGAGGACGGGGACGAGCCCGGCGCCCCCCACTCGCTGTCGGGCTCCGCGGGCTCCAAGGCGGGCGCTCCCGACAAGATGTTCTCGCTGAAGAAGTGGAACGCGGTGGCCATGTGGAGCTGGGACGTGGAGTGCGACACCTGCGCCATTTGCCGGGTGCAGGTCATGG ATGCCTGTCTTAGATGTcaagctgaaaacaaacaagaagatTGTGTTG tgGTTTGGGGAGAGTGCAATCATTCCTTCCACAATTGCTGCATGTCCTTGTGGGTGAAACAGAATAAtcgctgtcccctctgccagcaGGACTGGGTAGTCCAGAGAATAGGCAAATAA